Proteins encoded within one genomic window of Thioploca ingrica:
- a CDS encoding regulatory protein RecX: MTSQLSQQAQACAKAYLAQREHSRLELHHKLIKKGFDSTVIATVLTQLQTDNLLSDERFVENYLRVRISKGYGPLRIEQELRERGIASTLLSQALNCHDPQWLTRAQQAWQKRFGQNLSPDRREQAKQIRFLQYRGFTNTQIKAVLSNSMNEES; the protein is encoded by the coding sequence GTGACTAGCCAGTTATCTCAACAAGCTCAAGCCTGTGCGAAAGCTTATCTCGCTCAACGTGAACACTCACGGTTGGAATTACACCACAAGCTGATTAAAAAAGGTTTTGACTCAACCGTCATTGCCACGGTATTAACGCAATTGCAAACAGATAATTTACTCAGTGATGAACGGTTTGTAGAAAATTATCTACGGGTTAGAATAAGTAAAGGTTATGGACCACTGCGGATTGAGCAAGAATTACGGGAACGGGGTATTGCCAGCACCTTGTTGAGCCAAGCATTAAATTGCCATGATCCACAATGGCTAACTCGCGCCCAACAAGCTTGGCAAAAACGTTTTGGTCAAAATTTATCTCCCGATCGGCGTGAACAAGCCAAGCAAATTCGTTTTTTACAATATCGCGGTTTTACCAATACTCAAATTAAAGCAGTACTTTCTAATTCGATGAATGAAGAAAGTTAA
- a CDS encoding alanine--tRNA ligase: protein MNNTVSQLRQAFLDYFQAKGHTVIPSSPLIPANDPTLLFTNAGMVQFKDIFLGLEQPRYAKAISCQRCVRAGGKHNDLENVGYTARHHTFFEMLGNFSFGDYFKREAIYLAWEFLTQILQLPPEKLWVTVYQQDDEAADIWLREIKVAPHRFSRCAEKDNFWSMGDTGPCGPCSEIFYDHGPEVAGGPPGSPEEDGDRYIEIWNLVFMQYNRDAQGQLTPLPKPSVDTGMGLERLAAILQGVHSNYEIDIFQNLIKAAAQLTHCQDLQQSSLRVIADHIRASAFLIVDGIVPSNEGRGYVLRRIIRRAIRHGHKLGAHEPFFYRLVKVLSKQMGDAYPELPRHQELVERILIQEEERFNETVDRGMRLLDQAIAELSGRVIPGEVVFKLYDTYGFPTDLTADIAREHQLKLDMAGFEQRMAVQRQLSRDTGQFAIDLSAASADKTTWQSLFTGYEQLENDSVVMALFEGEQAVKTLTVNQPGRVILAQTPFYAESGGQVGDKGILSHGNTIFEVADTKKMGKAHVHLGKLTAGTLQVGEQLQAKIDFTARQATARNHSATHLLHAALRQILGEHVKQKGSLVEPERLRFDFAHFEPLTPEQLLQIEQLVNQHILANNPVQTRLMALEEALTSGAMALFGEKYDEQVRVLSMGNFSTELCGGTHVRQTGEIGLFKITAETGIAAGVRRIEALTGTYAFAWITTTEKTLSQIMELLKTNRDSVNERVGQLLEQSRSAEKELARLQAKLASSQGSDLANQAIEINGIKILAAQLENVDIKQLRHTLDQLKNKLTTAVIVLATVKAGKVTLLAGITSNLTHQFKAGELINYVAEQVGGKGGGRPDMAQAGGNDPTHLETALQSVIDWVKLPH from the coding sequence ATGAATAATACAGTTTCTCAATTGCGTCAAGCATTTTTAGATTATTTTCAAGCGAAAGGACACACTGTGATTCCGAGTAGTCCTTTGATCCCAGCCAATGATCCGACTTTGTTATTCACCAACGCCGGGATGGTACAATTCAAAGATATTTTTCTAGGGTTAGAACAACCTCGTTATGCCAAAGCCATCAGTTGTCAACGTTGTGTTCGTGCCGGTGGTAAACATAATGATTTAGAAAACGTCGGTTATACGGCTCGTCACCATACCTTTTTTGAAATGTTGGGTAATTTTAGTTTTGGTGATTATTTTAAACGCGAAGCGATTTATTTAGCTTGGGAATTTTTAACCCAAATTTTACAATTACCACCAGAAAAACTCTGGGTGACAGTCTATCAACAAGATGATGAGGCAGCGGACATTTGGTTACGAGAAATTAAAGTCGCACCCCATCGATTTTCCCGTTGTGCCGAAAAAGACAATTTTTGGTCAATGGGAGACACCGGACCGTGTGGACCCTGCTCAGAGATTTTTTATGACCACGGACCTGAAGTTGCTGGCGGACCACCAGGCAGTCCTGAGGAAGACGGTGACCGTTATATTGAAATTTGGAATTTAGTTTTCATGCAATATAACCGTGATGCCCAGGGACAATTAACCCCGCTACCGAAACCCTCAGTTGATACCGGGATGGGTTTGGAACGACTCGCTGCCATTTTACAGGGCGTTCACAGTAATTATGAAATTGATATATTTCAAAATCTAATTAAAGCCGCCGCTCAGTTAACGCATTGTCAAGATTTACAGCAAAGCTCACTGCGCGTGATTGCTGACCATATTCGTGCGAGCGCTTTTTTAATTGTCGACGGGATTGTGCCAAGTAATGAAGGGCGGGGATATGTGCTAAGACGTATCATTCGCCGCGCGATTCGCCACGGTCACAAATTGGGTGCCCACGAACCTTTTTTTTACCGCTTAGTTAAAGTACTCAGTAAACAAATGGGAGATGCTTATCCAGAATTACCGCGTCACCAGGAACTGGTAGAACGCATCTTAATTCAAGAAGAAGAACGGTTTAATGAAACGGTCGATCGCGGTATGCGGTTGCTTGATCAAGCAATTGCTGAGTTATCGGGTCGAGTCATTCCTGGCGAAGTTGTTTTTAAACTGTATGATACCTATGGGTTTCCAACCGATTTGACTGCCGATATTGCCAGAGAACATCAGCTTAAACTGGATATGGCTGGTTTTGAACAACGGATGGCAGTACAACGTCAACTCAGTCGTGATACCGGGCAATTTGCAATTGATTTAAGCGCCGCTTCAGCCGATAAAACGACCTGGCAAAGTTTATTCACCGGTTATGAGCAACTCGAAAATGACAGCGTGGTGATGGCACTGTTTGAGGGTGAGCAAGCGGTTAAAACTCTAACGGTTAACCAACCCGGTCGGGTTATCTTAGCACAAACCCCTTTCTATGCCGAATCCGGTGGGCAAGTGGGTGATAAGGGCATTTTGAGCCATGGCAATACTATTTTTGAAGTGGCAGACACTAAAAAAATGGGCAAAGCGCATGTTCATCTGGGCAAACTCACCGCTGGTACTCTTCAAGTCGGTGAGCAGTTACAAGCTAAAATTGATTTTACCGCCCGCCAAGCCACCGCCCGCAATCATTCCGCCACGCACTTATTACATGCCGCTTTACGACAAATTTTAGGAGAACATGTCAAACAAAAAGGTTCTTTAGTTGAACCCGAACGCTTGCGTTTTGACTTTGCTCACTTTGAACCCCTGACCCCGGAACAACTTCTCCAAATTGAACAATTAGTTAATCAGCATATTTTAGCCAATAATCCAGTACAAACACGGCTCATGGCACTAGAAGAAGCCTTAACCAGTGGCGCGATGGCCTTATTTGGCGAAAAATACGATGAACAAGTGCGTGTCTTATCAATGGGTAATTTCTCCACTGAATTATGTGGGGGCACCCATGTTCGGCAAACCGGTGAAATTGGATTATTTAAAATCACCGCCGAAACGGGCATTGCTGCTGGCGTAAGAAGAATTGAAGCGCTTACCGGCACTTATGCTTTTGCGTGGATAACAACCACTGAAAAGACTTTGAGTCAGATCATGGAACTATTAAAAACTAATCGGGATTCAGTCAACGAGCGGGTTGGGCAGTTACTGGAACAAAGTCGTAGCGCTGAAAAAGAATTAGCGCGGTTACAAGCAAAACTGGCTAGTTCGCAAGGAAGTGATTTAGCGAATCAAGCGATAGAAATCAATGGCATTAAAATATTAGCAGCGCAATTAGAAAATGTGGATATCAAACAACTGCGTCATACTTTAGACCAATTAAAAAATAAATTAACGACAGCTGTGATTGTTTTAGCAACGGTTAAAGCCGGTAAAGTCACATTGCTGGCTGGCATCACTTCAAATCTCACTCACCAATTCAAAGCGGGGGAATTGATCAATTACGTTGCCGAACAAGTGGGGGGGAAAGGGGGCGGACGACCCGATATGGCGCAAGCCGGTGGTAACGACCCAACTCACTTGGAAACAGCCCTACAAAGTGTTATTGATTGGGTTAAATTACCTCATTAA